A region of Periplaneta americana isolate PAMFEO1 chromosome 16, P.americana_PAMFEO1_priV1, whole genome shotgun sequence DNA encodes the following proteins:
- the LOC138691234 gene encoding tigger transposable element-derived protein 4-like, producing MPFKWKPTENPRKKVDPGVMKAAVKRVLDDNVSIRAAAVEYEVDRKTLGRYVTKVKEGNETAFKADHNSSQIFSSEEENDLEKYLLTAARLNYGLTPKELRRFAYEYAVARGKPIGDNWKRNNQASYDWERGFMHRHPRLSLQNPQGKSLGRGTAFNPTSVGEFFQNLRSVYHTNKFGPESIYNLDETGVTNVQKPGKVIAPKGEKQVSKMTSAERGTLVTLCCAVSATGNAVPPFFVYPRQRLNDKMIDGAPVGSCAGVSPSGWMTGETFVHYWEHFIKHTKCSKERPVLVILDNHESHVTPQTLQIAKDNGITLITLPPHTSHKTQPLDRTVFGPFKTVYNQAIDDFMTTHPGETATIYQIPKFVGNAFPVSFTPANIISGFKCTGIWPFDSTIFNSTDFMSSYVTYRPSPASEDAAAISKEPHPTLITQPSCSGISPEQVRPFPKAGPKKSKNGRKRVVSRVLTDTPVKAAIEKEYEERVNRKRNQATLPSKTIRKIFPNDCEDSVSIEKERKKRRESHFTPTADEDEASENITDDDDCEEVNNEDWGVMSAKSGDFVLVKFCTKSTACHYVGKVIQIREYECKVKFMRRYRFGSDCFVYPDVEDTSYVPFEDMKILPKPVFQDGTERMSSKLRFSVRFINLNVR from the coding sequence aTGCCTTTCAAGTGGAAACCTACTGAAAATCCAAGGAAGAAAGTAGATCCAGGAGTAATGAAAGCTGCTGTAAAGCGTGTCCTCGATGATAATGTGAGCATTCGAGCAGCTGCAGTTGAATATGAAGTTGATAGGAAGACTTTAGGGAGGTATGTTACTAAAGTAAAGGAAGGAAATGAAACAGCTTTCAAGGCAGACCACAACAGCTCTCAGATTTTTAGTTCAGAAGAGGAAAATGATTTAGAAAAGTACCTTCTAACAGCAGCTAGGTTGAATTATGGTCTTACTCCTAAAGAGTTGCGAAGATTTGCTTATGAATATGCAGTCGCTAGAGGTAAACCAATCGGTGATAATTGGAAGAGAAACAATCAAGCCAGTTATGATTGGGAGAGAGGATTCATGCATCGTCACCCAAGACTGTCACTGCAGAATCCCCAGGGAAAAAGTCTAGGGAGAGGGACAGCCTTTAACCCAACAAGTGTAGGCGAGTTCTTCCAGAATCTTCGTTCTGTGTATCACACCAATAAATTTGGCCCAGAATCAATTTACAATCTGGATGAAACTGGGGTAACAAATGTACAGAAACCTGGCAAGGTAATTGCACCAAAAGGGGAAAAACAGGTCTCAAAAATGACATCCGCTGAGAGGGGGACACTTGTTACACTTTGCTGTGCAGTAAGTGCAACAGGAAATGCTGTTCCACCATTCTTTGTCTATCCAAGACAGAGATTAAATGATAAAATGATTGATGGTGCTCCTGTGGGTTCTTGTGCTGGTGTTAGTCCAAGTGGGTGGATGACTGGAGAGACCTTTGTTCATTACTGGGAACACTTTATCAAACACACAAAGTGCTCTAAAGAACGTCCTGTGCTTGTCATCTTAGACAACCATGAATCTCACGTAACACCACAGACACTTCAGATCGCTAAGGACAATGGTATCACACTAATAACATTGCCACCCCACACAAGCCATAAAACTCAACCACTTGATAGAACTGTATTTGGGCCCTTCAAAACTGTTTACAATCAAGCTATTGATGACTTCATGACCACTCATCCAGGAGAGACTGCAACTATCTACCAGATCCCAAAATTTGTTGGAAATGCATTTCCTGTTTCTTTCACTCCTGCCAATATAATCAGTGGCTTTAAATGCACTGGGATCTGGCCATTTGATTCCACTATTTTCAATTCTACTGATTTTATGAGCTCATATGTAACTTATCGACCAAGTCCTGCCAGTGAAGATGCAGCAGCCATAAGCAAAGAACCCCATCCAACACTGATTACCCAGCCAAGTTGTAGTGGAATTTCACCAGAACAAGTAAGACCTTTCCCGAAAGCTGGtccaaagaaaagtaaaaatggcCGCAAAAGGGTTGTTAGTCGTGTGTTGACAGACACACCTGTCAAAGCAGCTATTGAGAAAGAGTACGAAGAACGCGTCAATAGGAAGAGAAATCAGGCTACCCTTCCTTCCAaaactattaggaaaatatttcctaATGACTGTGAGGACTCTGTATCAATTGAAAAGgagaggaaaaagagaagagaatcTCACTTTACTCCTACGGCTGATGAGGACGAGGCTTCTGAAAATATAACTGATGATGACGACTGCGAGGAGGTGAATAATGAAGATTGGGGAGTGATGTCTGCTAAAAGTGGTGATTTCGTCTTGGTTAAGTTCTGCACCAAGTCGACAGCATGCCATTATGTTGGAAAAGTTATACAGATCAGAGAATATGAGTGTAAAGTGAAATTCATGCGGCGCTACCGATTCGGGTCAGACTGCTTTGTGTATCCTGATGTTGAAGACACTAGTTATGTGCCATTTGAAGATATGAAAATTCTTCCAAAACCAGTTTTTCAAGATGGAACTGAAAGAATGTCTTCAAAACTTAGGTTCTCAGtgagatttattaatttaaatgtgcgTTAA